The following are from one region of the Magallana gigas chromosome 4, xbMagGiga1.1, whole genome shotgun sequence genome:
- the LOC105345324 gene encoding FMRFamide receptor, with protein MDDYDFSHYDDEDLKNMNSSYYYMLLHNMNLSDIYHHLNGTYGTFDYENDCSNQAHPHTLFTQDLPGYQKFFNIFLPTACAIGIVGIVLTVVVLGRKNMTTSTNSYLTALAIADLGFLVFLVSKFFGSEEMSVEVYYKYYFYTGTIAPVFVETFLMASVWLTVVLAVERYIAICHPLKAIAICTVNRARLIIAGIFIFSFIIRIPRFFEFKLMTMSHCGKELVHIMPTEMVMSKYYTKTYPIIVDCIVGCVLPLVALVLFNIKLILEIAKSSNYPRFHDVNMQNMIAREQLKITLMLVGIIVVFFVCQAPILVSYTVRHILSYTVANRQQLEIFNLVTLIALSLLTFKSSVNFIVYCWFSEKFWNTFKRVFCGKTCLDRQKCPRKHHTHTVHSADQNGSTSVRKASYMTKDTIC; from the coding sequence ATGGATGACTACGACTTTTCTCACTATGACGATGAAGACCTAAAAAACATGAACTCATCATATTATTACATGTTATTACATAATATGAATTTGTCCGACATCTATCACCATTTGAATGGAACTTATGGAACATTTGATTATGAAAACGACTGTTCTAACCAGGCACATCCTCACACACTTTTCACACAAGATTTACCCGGCTACCAGAAATTCTTTAACATTTTCCTCCCAACCGCCTGTGCTATAGGAATAGTTGGCATTGTGCTAACAGTTGTTGTTCTTGGAAGGAAGAATATGACCACATCCACGAATTCCTACCTAACAGCTTTGGCTATAGCTGACCTAGGGTTCCTCGTTTTTCTCGTCTCGAAGTTCTTCGGCTCGGAGGAAATGTCGGTGGAGGTTTATTACAAGTACTACTTTTATACAGGGACGATCGCACCAGTATTTGTGGAAACTTTTTTAATGGCGTCCGTCTGGTTGACTGTTGTGCTGGCTGTAGAACGGTACATTGCAATATGTCACCCCCTGAAGGCAATCGCAATCTGTACAGTTAACCGAGCGAGGCTGATTATAGctggtatatttattttttccttcaTTATCCGAATACCCCGATTTTTCGAATTCAAATTAATGACCATGTCACATTGCGGCAAAGAATTAGTGCACATTATGCCGACAGAAATGGTCATGAGCAAATACTACACAAAAACATATCCTATCATCGTTGACTGTATAGTAGGCTGTGTATTACCATTGGTTGCTCTAGTTCTATTTAACATCAAACTCATTCTGGAAATTGCAAAGTCCAGTAACTACCCCCGGTTCCATGACGTCAACATGCAAAACATGATTGCGCGGGAACAACTGAAAATCACTTTGATGCTCGTCGGCATCATTGTAGTTTTCTTTGTGTGTCAAGCTCCCATACTGGTTAGTTACACCGTGCGGCATATCTTGTCCTACACAGTGGCGAACCGTCAGCAACTCGAAATTTTCAACTTGGTCACGCTCATTGCACTGAGTTTACTTACATTCAAATCGTCCGTCAATTTTATCGTCTACTGTTGGTTCAGTGAGAAATTCTGGAACACTTTTAAACGAGTGTTTTGTGGAAAGACCTGTCTGGACAGGCAAAAGTGTCCCAGAAAACACCACACGCACACCGTTCATTCAGCGGACCAGAACGGGAGCACGAGCGTTCGAAAAGCTTCATACATGACAAAAGACACTATCTGTTGA